The Pseudochaenichthys georgianus chromosome 8, fPseGeo1.2, whole genome shotgun sequence genome has a segment encoding these proteins:
- the LOC117451455 gene encoding uncharacterized protein isoform X2, translated as MDRLFCFSLLLTYLPVTESTEGCLSQTNKMIWRKTGQSVFLKCSLSSNCLAKGLQFEWFAFKENVHLPLNVIKNAHKYSLDKASLNIKSLHTNESGIYYCAVFSGYKAPGTPYVALGTTLVVTEHISPLVRHILLWLSFALLATYSLAIGTLILKKCGCKTGVCRKRGETDKTPREEYSFKRTHFRDVLQEMYSKRNLEKGIKAENKKRSQAEAPSTEINNSTDDIYQNV; from the exons ATGGACCGCTTGTTTTGTTTCTCGCTCTTGCTCACATACCTGCCAGTAACAG AGAGTACGGAGGGCTGCTTATCCCAGACAAACAAGATGATCTGGCGGAAAACAGGCCAGAGTGTTTTTCTCAAATGTAGCCTCAGTTCAAATTGCTTAGCCAAGGGCTTGCAGTTTGAGTGGTTTGCTTTCAAGGAAAACGTCCATCTTCCTCTCAACGTGATTAAGAATGCTCACAAGTACAGCCTGGACAAAGCCTCTTTAAACATCAAGTCACTTCACACAAATGAGAGCGGGATCTACTACTGTGCAGTATTTTCTGGATACAAAGCACCGGGCACACCATATGTAGCGTTGGGCACCACTCTTGTGGTGACGG AACACATTAGTCCACTAGTGAGGCACATTCTTCTTTGGTTATCATTTGCCCTCTTGGCCACCTACAGCTTGGCAATAGGGACGCTTATTCTAAAGAAG TGTGGCTGCAAAACGGGCGTCTGCAGAAAGAGGGGGGAAACAGATAAG ACTCCTAGAGAGGAATATTCTTTTAAAAGAACACACTTCCGGGATGTCCTGCAAGAAATGTACAGCAAAAGGAATTTGGAGAAAGGCATTAAAGCTGAGAACAAAAAACGCTCTCAAGCGGAG GCTCCAAGCACCGAGATCAACAACTCAACTGATGACATCTATCAAAACGTCTAA
- the mfsd13al gene encoding transmembrane protein 180-like, with product MAMEVKPASGQMNVLRLLIYVGLNPAAVAYAMTTLGSGMINNIFSFYYVKLFLNKYKISEGAFHQSQVVYMVWNAINDPLFGYLQDNSRVPCCSQRRLSILYGAPLYSLAFLIAWFPWQTYAPGDWLSGVHLTVSLCAFDAMLTFVLLAQCALFAEISGHHQSRIRLVKYNQVASLIGSSSVLFCGVLSKNMEDFASFQAFSVLIAILSCGCMFYTGFNSESRFDQVSDAGGSADQTSHQSAVSFSMLKSLTWQILSNRDFQIFVFMNFFQVFVLAFFNNFTMIFTEHLIPPDVLPSLAKSIMYGAGFMCPQLLVLSCQSLLHSLGYYRIILYTFYMQSGMAAIMLALGPQHYYILAFFLTVNMVIIQAAFSLFGLPLADIIDKDMQKYKRSSPLSSMVFGTNALFTKPAQSLAPMIVLTILNQFGYEQLKEAETGSNPSAWGSLRSVMFYLVCLVPLCVAALQVLSWRLFSIRSSHTVDTKYLDN from the exons ATGGCCATGGAGGTGAAACCTGCTTCCGGACAAATGAATGTACTTCGTCTCCTGATATATGTTGGGCTCAATCCTGCAGCTGTGGCTTATGCCATGACTACACTGGGGTCTGGCATGATAAACAACATATTCAGCTTCTACTATGTCAAACTCTTTCTCAATAAGTACAAGATATCAGAGGGAGCATTCCACCAATCACAA GTGGTGTACATGGTGTGGAATGCGATCAACGACCCTCTGTTTGGATACCTGCAAGATAACTCCAGGGTGCCGTGCTGCTCTCAGCGACGTCTCTCCATCCTGTACGGGGCTCCCCTCTACTCACTGGCTTTTCTTATAGCCTGGTTCCCATGGCAGACATACGCCCCCGGGGACTGGCTGAGCGGCGTGCACTTGACAGTGTCGCTGTGTGCTTTTGACGCCATGCTGACTTTTGTGCTGCTGGCACAATGTGCGTTGTTTGCAGAGATTTCGGGGCACCATCAGAGCCGAATAAGACTTGTGAAGTACAACCAG GTGGCTTCTCTCATTGGTTCCTCAAGTGTCCTCTTCTGTGGTGTTCTTTCCAAAAACATGGAGGACTTTGCATCCTTCCAAGCCTTCTCAGTGCTGATCGCTATCCTGAGCTGTGGCTGCATGTTCTACACAGGCTTCAACAGCGAGAGTCGCTTCGACCAAGTATCAGATGCAGGGGGATCTGCTGACCAGACTTCCCATCAATCCGCAGTTTCCTTCTCCATGTTGAAATCTTTGACATGGCAAATTCTGAGCAACAGGGACTTCCAGATCTTTGTGTTCATGAACTTCTTTCAGGTGTTCGTGTTAGCTTTCTTTAATAACTTTACCATGATCTTTACTGAGCACCTGATTCCTCCAGATGTGCTTCCATCACTTGCCAAGAGCATCATGTACGGAGCGGGATTCATGTGTCCACAG CTGTTAGTATTAAGCTGTCAGAGTCTGCTCCACAGCCTCGGCTACTACAGGATCATCCTCTACACCTTCTACATGCAATCTGGAATGGCGGCTATCATGCTCGCACTCGGTCCTCAGCACTATTATATCCTGGCATTTTTCCTCACTGTTAATAT GGTCATAATCCAAGCAGCCTTCAGTCTCTTTGGCTTGCCTTTGGCTGACATCATTGACAAAGACATGCAGAAGTACAAGCGCAG TTCCCCTCTCTCCTCCATGGTGTTTGGGACGAACGCTCTGTTCACTAAGCCGGCTCAGTCTCTAGCCCCAATGATCGTGCTGACTATCCTCAACCAGTTTGGATATGAACAGCTGAAGGAAGCAGAAACGGGTTCAAATCCAAG TGCCTGGGGGAGCCTCCGGAGCGTCATGTTCTACTTGGTGTGtctggtgcccctgtgtgtcGCTGCGCTGCAAGTCCTTTCCTGGAGGCTGTTTTCTATCCGCAGCAGTCACACGGTGGACACAAAGTACCTCGATAATTAA
- the LOC117451455 gene encoding uncharacterized protein isoform X1, whose product MDRLFCFSLLLTYLPVTESTEGCLSQTNKMIWRKTGQSVFLKCSLSSNCLAKGLQFEWFAFKENVHLPLNVIKNAHKYSLDKASLNIKSLHTNESGIYYCAVFSGYKAPGTPYVALGTTLVVTEHISPLVRHILLWLSFALLATYSLAIGTLILKKCGCKTGVCRKRGETDKVVNIKKKSDFCFNIRFTCLLNWEKLTEAKRGTGTKACVNYCPVTALTLPHTVCQSSLSPAFLNNTKQKQSPNISV is encoded by the exons ATGGACCGCTTGTTTTGTTTCTCGCTCTTGCTCACATACCTGCCAGTAACAG AGAGTACGGAGGGCTGCTTATCCCAGACAAACAAGATGATCTGGCGGAAAACAGGCCAGAGTGTTTTTCTCAAATGTAGCCTCAGTTCAAATTGCTTAGCCAAGGGCTTGCAGTTTGAGTGGTTTGCTTTCAAGGAAAACGTCCATCTTCCTCTCAACGTGATTAAGAATGCTCACAAGTACAGCCTGGACAAAGCCTCTTTAAACATCAAGTCACTTCACACAAATGAGAGCGGGATCTACTACTGTGCAGTATTTTCTGGATACAAAGCACCGGGCACACCATATGTAGCGTTGGGCACCACTCTTGTGGTGACGG AACACATTAGTCCACTAGTGAGGCACATTCTTCTTTGGTTATCATTTGCCCTCTTGGCCACCTACAGCTTGGCAATAGGGACGCTTATTCTAAAGAAG TGTGGCTGCAAAACGGGCGTCTGCAGAAAGAGGGGGGAAACAGATAAGGttgtaaatattaaaaaaaaatctgatttcTGTTTTAATATACGTTTCACATGTTTACTAAACTGGGAAAAACTAACAGAGGCAAAAAGAGGAACAGGAACCAAGgcttgtgtaaattactgtccAGTCACGGCTCTTACATTACCACATACTGTATGTCAAAGCAGCCTTTCACCAGCTTTTCTTAACAACACAAAACAAAAGCAATCTCCAAATATCTCTGTTTGA